A single Dermacentor albipictus isolate Rhodes 1998 colony chromosome 3, USDA_Dalb.pri_finalv2, whole genome shotgun sequence DNA region contains:
- the LOC135900620 gene encoding 2-aminomuconic semialdehyde dehydrogenase-like: MQTFCDGAAFVTCSGCTARPKRRFLCSRNGGSARGKTAENAVQHASAGPGLPDSGAVRPPAADAAMKTDEMLILENFINGKFESVAETIENVDPSTGAVYSRLPNSGSREVEKAVQAAMQAFPTWSMKSPAERSKFLIRIADLIESRMDEFAQAESRDQGKPVWLARTVDIPRAVHNFRHFATTAQCDREMAIPQQTSNVLHYTVRSAVGVVAVIVPWNLPLYLLTFKLAPAMVYGNTVVAKPSELTSVTAWLLAKVFVDAGLPPGVVNFVFGFGQIVGDALVRHPNTKAISFTGSTKTGTTIAQMAAPHAKKLSLEMGGKNAAIVFEDADLKKCIATLIKASFLNQGEICLCTSRIYVHKKIYQKFTEMFVQEARKLKVGPPQSESVFMGALVSKEHLEKVKFYIKLAMEDGGKVLCGGLREEPELPKENKNGYFLLPTVITDLPHTSRCIQEEIFGPVTCLAPFDTDLEVIEKVNGVPYGLCASIWSKDVCRIHKMAQRLEVGTIWCNCWMVRHLHMPFGGMKMSGVGREGTDASKEFYTEVKSVCLDYS; the protein is encoded by the exons ATGCAAACCTTTTGTGATGGTGCAGCATTTGTTACGTGCTCTGGGTGTACGGCACGTCCAAAACGAAGATTCCTT TGCTCGCGGAACGGCGGCAGCGCGAGGGGCAAGACGGCGGAGAACGCAGTCCAGCACGCTTCCGCAGGCCCAGGGCTACCGGACTCTGGTGCAGTGCGGCCGCCTGCGGCAGACGCTGCCATGAAAACCGACGA GATGCTCATCCTGGAGAACTTCATCAACGGCAAGTTCGAGTCGGTGGCCGAGACCATCGAGAATGTGGACCCGTCCACGGGCGCCGTCTACTCGCGCCTGCCCAACAGCGGCTCCCGCGAGGTCGAGAAGGCAGTGCAAGCCGCCATGCAGGCCTTCCCCAC GTGGTCCATGAAGTCTCCAGCGGAGCGTTCCAAGTTCCTCATCCGTATCGCCGACCTGATTGAGAGCAGGATGGACGAGTTCGCGCAGGCCGAGTCACGGGACCAGGGCAAGCCCGTCTGGCTGGCGCGCACCGTTGACATCCCGCGCGCGGTGCACAACTTCCGACACTTCGCCACCACCGCACAGTGCGACCGGGAGAT GGCGATCCCCCAGCAGACGTCCAACGTGCTGCACTACACGGTGCGCTCGGCTGTGGGCGTGGTGGCCGTGATCGTGCCGTGGAACCTCCCGCTGTACCTGCTCACCTTCAAGCTGGCGCCGGCCATGGTCTACGGAAACACGGTGGTAGCCAAGCCGAGCGAGCTCACCTCCGTCACCGCCTGGTTGCTCGCCAAAGTCTTCGTGGACGCCG GTCTTCCTCCAGGCGTGGTGAACTTTGTATTCGGCTTCGGCCAGATCGTGGGCGACGCACTGGTGCGCCACCCAAACACCAAGGCCATCTCGTTTACCGGCAGCACCAAGACGGGCACCACCATAGCCCAGATGGCTGCGCCGCACGCCAAGAAGCTCTCTCTGGAG ATGGGCGGCAAAAACGCAGCCATCGTGTTCGAAGATGCTGACCTCAAGAAGTGCATCGCCACGCTCATAAA GGCCAGTTTCCTGAACCAGGGCGAAATATGCCTCTGTACAAGCCGGATCTACGTCCACAAGAAAATTTACCAGAAGTTCACGGAGATGTTTGTTCAAGAAGCAAG GAAGCTTAAAGTGGGTCCACCGCAGAGCGAGTCTGTCTTCATGGGTGCACTGGTTAGCAAGGAGCACCTGGAGAAGGTCAAATTCTATATCAAGCTCGCCATGGAGGACGGTGGCAAAGTGCTCTGCGGCGGCCTCAGGGAGGAGCCAGAGTTGCCCAAGGAGAACAAGAAC GGCTACTTTCTGCTGCCCACTGTCATTACCGACCTGCCACACACATCGCGCTGCATCCAAGAGGAGATCTTCGGGCCTGTCACCTGCCTGGCGCCTTTCGATACTGACCTCGAGGTCATCGAGAAAGTCAACGGAGTCCCGTACGGACTTTGCGCCAGCATCTGGTCCAAGGATGTCTGCCGCATACACAAGATGGCTCAGCGTCTTGAG GTTGGCACCATATGGTGCAACTGCTGGATGGTGCGTCACCTGCACATGCCATTTGGAGGGATGAAGATGTCTGGCGTTGGACGTGAAGGCACTGATGCTTCCAAGGAGTTCTACACTGAAGTGAAATCAGTCTGTCTAGACTACAGCTGA
- the LOC135916972 gene encoding uncharacterized protein, translating into MSSSARAVSAAASGRGNRSSVAPPGYRYLLPTLPSGETMKECLFLHCDVAGRPYRLEDFRDPLQELGVLKDVTGIGPFQMTHVWLIKLRTPEVKEVLVRAGGLEVKGRFCAVIDPVQQDITLKVHWVPFHVTGEALKKAFDHYGEVKEVRQEDWKVRGFEQAESTTRIVRMTLRENLTPDSLPHLFKIFGGSVLVVVPGRAPICLRCRRKGHIRRDCRVPRCSECREFGHEAHDCVRTYARVTGSTQPDDEGLELMEEEVTEKLTASSETPVQQVASVANKVATPSASTQDATAGRKQKERRRNEEEKTPPAPAETEPGCDAFNVEMDAEPETPYETPDELATEEPAVPSKRHRSDAPEEETPADSVQRLEPQWMVVRSTRAKKGKSAPAQRSASLTREGQATQ; encoded by the coding sequence ATGTCGAGCTCTGCAAGAGCGGTTTCAGCGGCCGCGTCTGGCCGTGGTAACAGGTCTTCTGTCGCCCCACCGGGCTATCGGTATCTACTACCGACTTTGCCATCAGGCGAAACTATGAAGGAGTGTCTGTTCTTACATTGTGACGTTGCCGGGAGACCATACCGCCTCGAAGACTTCCGTGACCCGCTGCAAGAACTCGGTGTATTGAAAGACGTGACCGGTATTGGGCCCTTCCAAATGACGCATGTGTGGCTCATCAAGCTACGAACTCCAGAGGTGAAGGAAGTGCTGGTTAGAGCGGGAGGCCTGGAGGTAAAAGGGCGCTTTTGCGCCGTCATTGACCCAGTGCAACAAGACATCACACTCAAAGTACACTGGGTTCCATTCCACGTTACCGGGGAAGCATTGAAGAAGGCTTTCGACCACTATGGCGAAGTGAAAGAAGTAAGACAAGAAGATTGGAAGGTGAGGGGCTTCGAGCAAGCTGAGTCTACCACGCGTATTGTGCGGATGACGCTCCGAGAGAACTTAACACCGGACTCTCTGCCCCATTTGTTCAAGATCTTTGGTGGCTCTGTGCTGGTTGTCGTTCCCGGGAGAGCTCCGATTTGCCTGCGGTGTCGACGCAAAGGACACATTAGAAGAGACTGCAGAGTGCCAAGGTGTTCTGAGTGCCGGGAATTCGGCCATGAAGCACATGATTGCGTACGTACGTATGCAAGAGTTACTGGCAGCACGCAACCCGACGACGAAGGTCTGGAATTGATGGAAGAAGAGGTAACGGAGAAACTGACAGCGTCCTCGGAAACGCCGGTTCAACAGGTGGCAAGTGTCGCAAATAAGGTGGCAACGCCATCCgcgtcgacacaggacgccacagcaggaagaaagcagaaagaaagaagaaggaatgaagaagagAAGACGCCGCCTGCGCCCGCAGAAACGGAGCCCGGGTGTGACGCGTTTAACGTGGAGATGGACGCGGAGCCAGAGACGCCATATGAGACGCCGGATGAGTTGGCCACTGAGGAGCCAGCCGTGCCTTCCAAGAGGCACCGAAGCGATGCTCCAGAAGAGGAGACGCCGGCTGACAGTGTTCAGCGCCTGGAGCCGCAGTGGATGGTGGTCCGGTCGACCCGGGCCAAGAAAGGGAAGTCCGCCCCAGCGCAACGGTCAGCGTCGCTCACCCGAGAAGGGCAGGCGACGCAGTGA